The Gloeocapsopsis sp. IPPAS B-1203 region TCATTGCTACCGTGGCGTACCGTCCGCGAAAATATCGCCTTAGCAGTAAATGCAACGATGAAAGATTTACCCGCAGGCGAACGACGTGCGATCGTCGAACAACATATTGATATGGTAGGGTTGCGTCCTCATGCAGATAAACCCCCAGAGATGCTATCCGGCGGACAAAAACAACGAGTAGCGATCGCCCGCGCTTTAGCAATTCGTCCCAAATTACTCTTACTCGATGAACCTTTCGGGGCGCTAGATGCATTAACACGGGGGAACTTGCAAGAACAACTCATGCAAATTTGCGAGGAAAACCACGTTACCGCAATTATGGTGACGCACGATGTCGATGAAGCCGTATTGCTATCTGATCGCATTGTGATGTTAACCAATGGACCCGAATCAAAGATTGGTCAAATTCTCGAAGTTGATATCCCGCGTCCGCGCAAGCGCATGGAAGTTGTCGAACATCCTAGCTACTACAGCTTGCGCAGTGAGATGATTTACTTCCTCAACCAGCAAAAACGGATTAAAAAAATTCGAGCACGGAAAACGGCGGCGATTTCCCGTCACGGCTTAGAAAAAGTCAATCTCGAAATCGGTTTTGTTCCCCTCACAGCTTGCGCCCCTTTAGCAGTAGCGAAAGAAAAAGGCTTTTTTACAAAGCATGGTTTGGACGAAGTGACTCTGGTACGCGAAACAAGTTGGCGGGGAATTGTTGATGGTATCAGTGGTGGCTATTTAGACGCCGCGCAAATGCCTTCAGGAATGCCAATGTGGTTAACTTTAGGAGGCGAAAACCGTCCGTTACCTGTTGCAACATCGCTAACAATGACGCGTAACGGTAACGCGATTACTCTCGATAAACGTTTTTACGAGCAAGGCATTTACACCTTATCTGATTTCAAAGCATATCTGCATTCAACTGCCAATCAACAGCATCGCATGGGCATGGTGCATCCAAGTTCGATGCATAACTTACTACTACGTTACTGGCTAGCCGCAGGTGGTATCGATCCCGATCGCGATGTTTCTCTCAAAACAATTCCTCCCGCACAAATGATCGTAGATTTACAAGCTGGAACAATTGACGGTTACTGCGTCGGAGAACCTTGGAATATCCGCGCTGCGGAAGAAGGCGTTGGTTTTACTATAGCTACTGACTTAGAAATTTGGCTAGGACACCCTGGTAAAGTTCTCGGCGTCCGCGAAGATTGGGCAGCAGCGTATCCTAACACGCATATTGCCCTAGTTAAAGCACTCTTAGAAGCTTGTCGCTACTGTGGAAATCCAGCGAATTCTGAAGAAGTCCGCGAAATTGTGGCGCGGCGGGAGTACGTCAGCACAGATCTTGCTTATGTTCAAATCGAAGATCCGAATACCTCAACGTGTAGTCTCGATCGTCCGATGCGAGAGTATGCGCATCACCAATTTTATGCAGACTCAGCGATTAATCGTCCCAGTCGTACCGAACAACTGTGGATTATGACGCAACTGGCGCGTTGGGGTGATACTCCATTTCCCAGAAACTGGGTAGAAATCGTCGAACGCATTTGCAAAGTTGGTGTGTTCAGTACTGCTGCTAGAGAATTGGGTTTAGATATCAGTTACACTCGTCAGCCGATCAAGTTATTTGACGGTAGTGTCTTCAATGCTGACGATCCAATTGGCTATCTCAACGATTTAGCAATCAAACGCGATTTCTCGATCGCTGAAGTTGTGCTTGATGCGCGACGTCCGCTTGTCGCCGCTTAAGCCTCAAAAATCAATCCAAAATCCGAAATTTACAATCTGGAATTACAATGTTTAAGCGCACTTTTGCCTATACCGAGACAGCAAGTCAAACCGTGTCAGTTGCAACGCAACGCGAACCATTTTTGGTGATGGAAGATGTCTCGAAGGTTTATCCCACATCAAAAGGTCCTTATACGGTTTTAGATGGTGTTAATCTCACGGTTGCTGAAGGTGAATTTATCTGTGTTATCGGTCACTCAGGTTGTGGTAAATCAACACTCCTCAACATGGTTGCAGGGTTTAATCACCCAACTTCAGGAGAAGTGCGGCTTGGTTCTAAAC contains the following coding sequences:
- a CDS encoding nitrate ABC transporter ATP-binding protein (This model describes the ATP binding subunits of ATP-binding cassette (ABC) transporters for nitrate transport, or for bicarbonate transport, in bacteria and archaea.) — protein: MSVFVAVDNIDKVFDLAGGGQYVALKGIDLQIKKGEFVSLIGHSGCGKSTLLNMVAGLDLPSDGVVTLEGQRITKPGPDRMVVFQNYSLLPWRTVRENIALAVNATMKDLPAGERRAIVEQHIDMVGLRPHADKPPEMLSGGQKQRVAIARALAIRPKLLLLDEPFGALDALTRGNLQEQLMQICEENHVTAIMVTHDVDEAVLLSDRIVMLTNGPESKIGQILEVDIPRPRKRMEVVEHPSYYSLRSEMIYFLNQQKRIKKIRARKTAAISRHGLEKVNLEIGFVPLTACAPLAVAKEKGFFTKHGLDEVTLVRETSWRGIVDGISGGYLDAAQMPSGMPMWLTLGGENRPLPVATSLTMTRNGNAITLDKRFYEQGIYTLSDFKAYLHSTANQQHRMGMVHPSSMHNLLLRYWLAAGGIDPDRDVSLKTIPPAQMIVDLQAGTIDGYCVGEPWNIRAAEEGVGFTIATDLEIWLGHPGKVLGVREDWAAAYPNTHIALVKALLEACRYCGNPANSEEVREIVARREYVSTDLAYVQIEDPNTSTCSLDRPMREYAHHQFYADSAINRPSRTEQLWIMTQLARWGDTPFPRNWVEIVERICKVGVFSTAARELGLDISYTRQPIKLFDGSVFNADDPIGYLNDLAIKRDFSIAEVVLDARRPLVAA